In Metarhizium brunneum chromosome 3, complete sequence, a genomic segment contains:
- the sA gene encoding Phosphoadenosine phosphosulfate reductase encodes MASVMSEPVSRSSLVDEKVEPESGYASGQSDYSPEEEPSRPDVFLTKAHVEYLNKQMEPMHPMDILRFCKILFPNLFQSTAFGLTGLATMDMLSKIQDENPESKPVQLIFLDTLYHFKETHELLARVKARYPNVPVNVFKPDGMDTVEQFEETYGQELWNTADEMYDWIVKVEPLQRAYEELKVTAVLNGRRRSQGAARGSIPIIELDEERNVIKINPMATWSFTQVNEYIKEHSVPYNALLDQGYKSVGDWHSTSPVKEGEDERAGRWKGKSKTECGIHNKKSRYSKFVAEMEAKQVAPVS; translated from the coding sequence ATGGCCTCAGTCATGTCAGAACCCGTCTCTCGCTCGTCCCTAGTTGACGAAAAAGTCGAGCCCGAATCAGGATATGCCTCAGGGCAGTCCGACTACTCGCCCGAGGAGGAGCCCTCCCGACCAGATGTCTTCCTGACAAAGGCCCACGTCGAATACCTCAACAAGCAAATGGAGCCCATGCACCCGATGGACATTCTGCGATTCTGCAAGATCCTGTTCCCCAACCTGTTCCAGTCAACGGCGTTTGGGCTCACCGGGCTCGCCACCATGGACATGCTCTCCAAGATCCAGGACGAGAACCCAGAGTCCAAGCCCGTCCAGCTCATCTTCCTCGACACCCTGTACCACTTCAAGGAGACGCACGAGCTGCTGGCCCGCGTCAAGGCGCGCTACCCAAACGTCCCCGTCAACGTCTTCAAGCCCGATGGCATGGACACGGTGGAGCAGTTTGAGGAGACGTACGGCCAGGAGCTGTGGAACACGGCCGACGAGATGTACGACTGGATCGTCAAGGTCGAGCCTCTCCAGCGGGCATACGAGGAGCTCAAGGTGACGGCTGTCCTCaacggccgccgccgctcccAAGGCGCTGCCCGGGGCTCAATCCCCATCatcgagctcgacgaggagCGCAACGTCATCAAGATCAACCCCATGGCCACCTGGTCGTTCACCCAAGTCAACGAGTACATCAAGGAGCACAGCGTGCCCTACAACGCGCTCCTTGACCAGGGATACAAGTCCGTCGGCGACTGGCACTCCACCTCCCCCGTCAAAGAGGGTGAGGATGAGCGTGCCGGCCGCTGGAAGGGCAAGTCCAAGACCGAGTGTGGCATCCACAACAAGAAATCCAGATATTCCAAGTTTGTtgccgagatggaagcaAAGCAAGTTGCTCCCGTCTCataa
- the TYW3 gene encoding tRNA wybutosine-synthesizing protein 3, with amino-acid sequence MQRRPHLPGPSQAFAEKKTKILDRLAVPEAEYTDLSPKGTVDKGIRRLIDEINSTDGFVTTSSCAGRVSVFLEGRKAAESSDADAGAGADEQPPAQVAGVGGKGAGGTWLYVSHDPVQGQDWLQTLALEDGEARRTGRLIHFKFEPMILHVLTASLAHAQLLLRSALQAGFRESGAVNLTADSEAAAAPMVAVRSMGLGFESLVGHELEGKRYALVSGSYLRALMDIGNERFSENTRRIERFRGAFRESLARMGSDGRQWEDPAARRERMRAEGLRRKATAAEGVVDEDNGGRESADDLYVALDFGLA; translated from the exons ATGCAACGGCGGCCGCACCTCCCCGGCCCGTCGCAAGCCTTTGCCGAGAAAAAGACCAAGATCCTGGACCGACTCGCCGTGCCGGAAGCCGAATACACGGACCTCTCGCCCAAGGGAACCGTCGACAAGGGCATCCGCCGCCTCATCGACGAGATCAACAGCACAGACGGCTTCGTAACGACCAGCAGCTGCGCAGGCAGAGTCAGCGTCTTCCTGGAAGGCAGAAAGGCGGCAGAATCCTCAGACGCAGACGCCGGCGCAGGCGCAGATGAGCAGCCCCCAGCACAGGTAGCCGGCGTCGGGGGCAAGGGCGCCGGCGGAACGTGGCTGTATGTCTCGCACGATCCGGTCCAGGGCCAAGACTGGCTGCAGACCCTGGCTTTGGAGGACGGGGAGGCCCGGCGCACGGGGAGGTTGATTCACTTCAAGTTTGAGCCCATG aTCCTCCATGTTCTTACGGCCTCGCTTGCCCACGCGCAGCTGCTCCTGCGCTCTGCGCTGCAGGCGGGCTTTAGGGAATCGGGCGCGGTGAATTTGACGGCGGACTCCGaagccgcggcggcgcccatgGTGGCCGTTCGGTCCATGGGGCTCGGGTTTGAGTCTCTGGTCGGGCATGAGCTCGAGGGGAAGCGGTACGCGCTCGTGTCCGGCTCGTATCTGCGGGCGTTGATGGATATTGGGAACGAGCGGTTTTCCGAGAACACGAGGCGGATTGAGAGGTTCCGCGGCGCGTTCAGGGAGAGTCTGGCCAGGATGGGCTCTGACGGGCGTCAGTGGGAGGATCctgcggcgaggagggagagaATGCGGGCTGAAGGGCTGCGGAGGAAGGCTACGGCGGCGGAGGGTGTTGTCGATGAGGATAATGGCGGGAGGGAGAGTGCCGATGACTTGTACGTTGCATTAGACTTTGGTTTGGCGTAG
- the MIC19 gene encoding MICOS complex subunit mic19, with product MGANASKQEANGQYEWKASGPPSVSVEVLDSLKSSPETDASRAKLIEQHVQARVAEELKKLQKKESEALSVAHEKIASSENSDENKLSSFSLGKEVDEMRRKLDERKKVRELPESVENARGAVIRCLREHDRRPLDCWQEVEDFKAEVKKLEKTWVDKITS from the exons ATGGGTGCCAACGCGTCAAAGCAAGAGGCCAATGGCCAGTACGAGTGGAAGGC CTCAGGGCCTCCCAGCGTCTCCGTCGAAGTCCTCGATTCGCTAAAGTCCAGCCcagag ACCGACGCCTCCCGCGCCAAATTGATCGAGCAGCATGTCCAGGCGCGCGTGGCCGAagagctcaagaagctccagAAGAAGGAATCCGAGGCTCTCAGTGTTGCCCACGAGAAGATTGCGTCGTCGGAAAACAGCGACGAGAACAAGCTCAGCAGCTTCTCGCTCGGAAAGGAGGTTGACGAAATGCGGCGCAAGCTGGATGAGAGGAAAAAGGTCCGCGAGCTACCAGAGAGCGTTGAGAACGCCCGCGGCGCTGTGATTCGATGCTTGAGGGAGCACGACCGCCGGCCGCTGGATTGCTGGCAGGAGGTGGAGGACTTCAAGGCCGAGGTGAAGAAGTTGGAGAAGACTTGGGTCGACAAGATCACGTCATAA